Within uncultured Methanoregula sp., the genomic segment GAATTTGCCGAACGGTTATTAAAAGAACAGCGGGTAGCCGTTGTCCCGGGCAGTGTTTTTGGCACCGGCGGGGAAGATCACGTCCGCTGTGCCTACGCGGTCTCCCGAAAAGAGCTGAGTGAAGCCCTCGGCAGAATGGAGACATTCCTGCACGAACTCTGATCCTCTGTTCGGCCCGGCTCTTCCCCCTTTTCTTTTCCCCTTTTTTGTAATACCGGGTCATGAGGGATACTTTATTTTGGAACTTGACCAATACTACATGAAACACAATGAGTTGCTCAATCATCGTTGGTGGATTTTTTGGGGATGAGGGTAAGGGCAAGGTAGTTGCCCATATTGCCTATAAGGATAAACCCGTAATCATCTCCCGCGGCGGTGTGGGTCCGAATGCCGGACACACCGTTCAGGTCGGAACCACGAAATATGGCGTCCGCATGGTTCCCTCGGGTTTTGTCTACAAGGAAGCGAAACTCTGCATCGGAAGCGGTGTGCTCGTTGATCCCCGTGTCCTGAAATACGAAGTGGAAATGCTGGGCGTCAAGGGACGGGTCTTTGTCGACAAGCGCTGTGGTATTATTACCGAAGATCATATCGCCCGGGACAAGGGAAGCGCCCACCTCTCCAAAAAGATCGGCAGCACCGGGTCCGGGTGCGGTCCGGCCAATTCCGACCGGGTCATGCGGGTCTCCCCGCAGGCAAAAGATGTGCCCGAACTCGCCGAGTACCTGCTGGATGTCCCCCAGGCAATCGACGATGAACTCAAAAAAGGCAGCACGATCCTGCTCGAAGGCACCCAGGGTTTTGGGATCTCCCTCTATTACGGTACCTATCCTTTTGTGACCAGCAAGGACACCTCAGCGTCGCAGATCGCAGCAGATAATGGTGTAGGGCCAACAAAGATCGACGATGTCATCGTTGTTTTCAAGGCATACCCCACCCGTGTCGGGGAAGGCCCGTTCAACACCGAGATGACGTTTGAGAAATCCGATGCCATGGGTATCCAGGAGTTCGGTACCGTAACTCACCGCCAGCGGCGCGTCGGCGGATGGGACGGGGACATGGCTCGGTATTCCGCCATGATCAACGGGTGCACCCAGGCAGCCATCACCGGGATCGACAATGTTGACAAGGAATGTTTTGGCGTGACCGATTATGCCAAGCTCACGAAAAAAGCAAAAGATTTCCTCAAGCAGGCTGAAGAGGACATCGGCAGCCCCGTAACCCTGATCTCCACCGGTCC encodes:
- a CDS encoding adenylosuccinate synthetase encodes the protein MSCSIIVGGFFGDEGKGKVVAHIAYKDKPVIISRGGVGPNAGHTVQVGTTKYGVRMVPSGFVYKEAKLCIGSGVLVDPRVLKYEVEMLGVKGRVFVDKRCGIITEDHIARDKGSAHLSKKIGSTGSGCGPANSDRVMRVSPQAKDVPELAEYLLDVPQAIDDELKKGSTILLEGTQGFGISLYYGTYPFVTSKDTSASQIAADNGVGPTKIDDVIVVFKAYPTRVGEGPFNTEMTFEKSDAMGIQEFGTVTHRQRRVGGWDGDMARYSAMINGCTQAAITGIDNVDKECFGVTDYAKLTKKAKDFLKQAEEDIGSPVTLISTGPEITQIIDLRDELA